One genomic window of Bacillus mycoides includes the following:
- the cysE gene encoding serine O-acetyltransferase has translation MFKRLREDIEVVFEQDPAARSYFEVILTYSGLHAVWAHRIAHAFYKRNFFFMARWISQVSRFFTGIEIHPGATIGRRFFIDHGMGVVIGETCEIGENVTIYQGVTLGGTGKEKGKRHPTIQDNVLIATGAKVLGSITVGENSKIGAGSVVLKEVPAHSTVVGIPGRVVIQNGVKIGQELNHSDLPDPIFDKLKVMEAELDKLRKQLEVKVERKDKNDYSHL, from the coding sequence ATGTTTAAGAGGCTTCGGGAAGATATTGAAGTCGTTTTTGAACAGGATCCAGCGGCACGAAGTTATTTCGAAGTCATTTTAACTTACTCTGGATTACATGCAGTTTGGGCCCATCGAATTGCACATGCTTTTTATAAAAGGAATTTTTTCTTTATGGCACGTTGGATTTCGCAAGTTAGTCGTTTTTTTACTGGCATTGAGATTCATCCAGGAGCAACTATTGGTCGTCGTTTTTTCATTGATCATGGAATGGGGGTTGTAATTGGCGAAACGTGTGAAATTGGCGAAAACGTAACAATTTATCAAGGTGTCACATTAGGTGGTACAGGTAAAGAAAAAGGAAAGAGGCACCCTACAATTCAGGATAATGTATTAATTGCAACAGGTGCTAAAGTACTAGGTTCTATTACTGTTGGAGAGAATTCTAAAATTGGAGCAGGATCTGTCGTGTTGAAGGAAGTTCCTGCACATTCTACAGTTGTAGGTATACCTGGCCGAGTCGTTATTCAAAATGGAGTAAAGATTGGTCAAGAATTAAATCATTCTGATCTTCCGGATCCGATTTTTGATAAATTAAAGGTTATGGAAGCAGAACTTGATAAATTGAGAAAGCAACTCGAAGTAAAGGTAGAAAGGAAGGATAAAAATGACTATTCACATTTATAA
- the cysS gene encoding cysteine--tRNA ligase gives MTIHIYNTLTRQKEEFMPLEENKVKMYVCGPTVYNYIHIGNARPPMVFDTVRRYLEYKGYDVQYVSNFTDVDDKLIKAANELGEDVPTIADRFVEAYFEDVTALGCKHATVHPRVTENMDIIIEFIQELVNKGYAYESEGDVYFKTKEFEGYGKLSHQPIADLRHGARIEVGEKKQDPLDFALWKAAKEGEIFWESPWGKGRPGWHIECSAMARKYLGDTIDIHAGGQDLAFPHHENEIAQSEALTGKTFARYWMHNGYININNEKMSKSLGNFILVHDIIKQYDPQLIRFFMLSVHYRHPINFSEDLLQSTNNGLERIKTAYGNLKHRMESSTDLTDHNEKWLAEMEKFQVAFEEAMDDDFNTANAITELYNVANHANQYLLEEHTSKVVIEAYVKQLETLFSILGLELAQEELLDEEIEALIQKRIEARQNRDFALSDQIRDDLKGRNIILEDTAQGTRWKRG, from the coding sequence ATGACTATTCACATTTATAATACGTTAACGCGTCAAAAAGAAGAGTTTATGCCATTAGAAGAAAATAAGGTGAAGATGTATGTGTGCGGACCTACAGTGTATAACTACATTCACATTGGGAATGCAAGACCACCTATGGTATTTGATACAGTACGCCGTTACTTAGAATATAAAGGATATGATGTGCAGTATGTATCTAACTTTACTGACGTGGATGATAAATTAATTAAGGCGGCAAATGAATTAGGTGAAGATGTGCCAACAATTGCAGATCGTTTTGTTGAAGCTTACTTTGAAGATGTAACGGCACTAGGTTGCAAGCACGCAACGGTTCATCCACGTGTAACGGAAAATATGGATATCATTATTGAATTTATTCAAGAACTTGTGAATAAAGGGTATGCATATGAATCAGAAGGTGATGTGTACTTTAAAACGAAAGAATTCGAAGGTTACGGTAAATTATCACATCAACCAATTGCAGACTTACGTCACGGTGCACGTATTGAAGTAGGAGAAAAGAAACAAGATCCTCTTGACTTTGCTTTATGGAAAGCTGCGAAAGAAGGAGAAATCTTCTGGGAAAGCCCTTGGGGGAAAGGACGCCCAGGGTGGCATATTGAATGCTCAGCAATGGCGCGTAAATATTTAGGGGATACAATTGATATTCATGCTGGTGGTCAAGATTTAGCATTTCCTCATCATGAAAATGAAATTGCGCAGTCTGAGGCGTTGACAGGAAAAACATTTGCACGTTATTGGATGCATAATGGATATATTAATATTAATAACGAGAAGATGTCTAAGTCGCTTGGAAACTTCATTTTAGTTCATGATATCATCAAACAATATGATCCGCAGTTAATCAGGTTCTTTATGCTATCGGTACATTACCGTCACCCAATTAACTTTAGCGAAGATTTATTGCAAAGTACGAATAATGGACTAGAAAGAATTAAAACAGCTTACGGTAACTTAAAGCATCGTATGGAAAGTAGTACGGATTTAACGGATCATAATGAAAAATGGTTAGCTGAAATGGAAAAATTCCAGGTTGCATTCGAAGAAGCGATGGATGATGATTTCAATACGGCTAATGCGATTACTGAATTATATAACGTAGCAAATCACGCAAATCAATATTTGTTAGAAGAACATACTTCTAAAGTTGTAATTGAAGCGTATGTAAAACAACTTGAAACATTATTTAGTATTTTAGGATTGGAATTAGCGCAAGAAGAGTTGCTTGATGAAGAAATTGAAGCACTAATCCAAAAGCGTATTGAAGCTCGTCAAAATCGTGACTTCGCATTATCTGATCAAATTCGCGATGATTTAAAAGGACGTAATATTATTTTAGAAGATACCGCTCAAGGTACAAGATGGAAAAGAGGATAA
- a CDS encoding Mini-ribonuclease 3 → MIDAKQLNSLALAYMGDAVYEQYIRYHLLQKGKVRPNQLHRLGTGFVSAKAQAKVVYHLLETAFLTEEEEAVLRRGRNANSGTVPKNTDVQTYRYSTAFEALIGYHHLLNNRERLDEIVYKAIDVLEEKEGSTSS, encoded by the coding sequence ATGATTGATGCAAAGCAATTGAACAGCTTAGCGTTAGCATATATGGGTGATGCGGTATATGAACAATATATCCGCTATCACCTCCTTCAAAAAGGGAAAGTTCGCCCTAATCAATTACATCGCTTAGGGACGGGCTTTGTTTCGGCAAAAGCACAGGCGAAAGTTGTTTATCATTTATTAGAGACGGCATTTTTGACAGAAGAGGAAGAGGCGGTATTAAGAAGAGGGCGTAATGCAAATTCGGGTACTGTTCCGAAAAATACAGATGTACAAACATATCGATACAGTACAGCCTTTGAAGCGCTAATCGGTTATCATCACTTGTTGAATAATCGTGAAAGATTGGACGAGATTGTATATAAGGCGATTGACGTTTTGGAAGAAAAGGAAGGGAGCACATCATCATGA
- the rlmB gene encoding 23S rRNA (guanosine(2251)-2'-O)-methyltransferase RlmB — MSSEYIIGRNPVIEALRAGRDINKILVAEGAAKGQVQIVLALAKENKVILQHAPKKKLDQLVEGNHQGVIAQVAAYQYAELEDLFKLAEKRNEDPFFLILDEIEDPHNLGSIMRTADATGAHGVIIPKRRAVGLTASVAKASTGAIEYIPVARVTNLSRTIDELKERGLWIAGTDAKGKTDYRNLDGNMPIGLVIGSEGKGMSRIIGEKCDFLITLPMVGKVTSLNASVAASLLMYEVYRKRHEIGK; from the coding sequence ATGAGTAGTGAATATATTATCGGACGTAACCCTGTAATTGAAGCTTTAAGAGCGGGGCGAGATATTAATAAAATTTTGGTAGCGGAAGGTGCTGCCAAAGGACAAGTGCAGATTGTACTAGCATTAGCAAAAGAGAATAAGGTTATTTTGCAACACGCACCAAAGAAGAAGTTAGATCAATTGGTTGAGGGAAATCATCAAGGTGTAATTGCTCAAGTAGCTGCATATCAATATGCTGAGTTAGAGGATTTGTTTAAATTAGCAGAAAAACGTAATGAAGATCCGTTCTTCTTAATTTTAGATGAAATTGAAGACCCGCATAACTTAGGTTCTATTATGCGTACTGCGGATGCAACAGGGGCTCATGGGGTTATTATTCCGAAAAGAAGAGCGGTGGGACTTACAGCGTCAGTTGCGAAAGCGTCGACTGGGGCAATTGAATATATTCCTGTTGCACGTGTAACGAATTTATCGCGTACAATTGATGAATTAAAAGAACGTGGACTTTGGATTGCTGGTACAGATGCCAAAGGGAAAACAGATTACCGTAATTTAGATGGTAATATGCCAATCGGACTAGTAATTGGTAGTGAAGGAAAAGGTATGAGTCGTATTATTGGTGAAAAGTGTGATTTCCTAATAACTTTACCGATGGTCGGTAAAGTTACATCCTTAAATGCTTCAGTAGCTGCAAGTTTGTTAATGTATGAGGTATATCGTAAACGTCACGAAATTGGTAAATAA
- a CDS encoding NYN domain-containing protein: MDDILIVDGYNIIGAWGDLKKLRDVDLQSSRDALIDKMADYQGYTGTKVMIVFDAYTVYGIEKKMKQSRVEVIFTRKKQTADEKIEQLAIELRNINTQIYVATSDYTEQWIIFAQGALRKSARELELEVQAMEQQVRRRTKDTKEKQPAMRKIFSEDITEKLEKLRRGER, translated from the coding sequence ATGGACGATATTTTAATCGTTGACGGTTACAATATTATCGGAGCTTGGGGAGACTTGAAGAAACTGCGGGATGTAGATTTACAATCATCAAGAGACGCACTTATTGATAAGATGGCGGATTATCAAGGCTATACAGGCACAAAGGTAATGATTGTCTTTGATGCCTATACAGTCTATGGTATTGAAAAAAAGATGAAACAATCGCGGGTGGAAGTAATATTCACGAGAAAGAAACAAACTGCAGATGAAAAGATAGAACAACTTGCGATTGAGCTTAGAAATATAAATACACAAATATACGTTGCAACTTCGGATTATACGGAGCAATGGATTATATTTGCGCAAGGTGCACTTCGAAAATCTGCGCGTGAATTAGAGTTAGAAGTACAAGCGATGGAACAACAAGTAAGAAGGCGTACAAAAGACACGAAAGAAAAGCAACCCGCCATGCGAAAGATATTTAGTGAAGATATTACAGAAAAATTAGAAAAATTAAGAAGAGGAGAGCGTTGA
- a CDS encoding RNA polymerase sporulation sigma factor SigH — translation MEAGFVSVGDVTFRDLEDEAIVELVRKGNTDALEYLIHKYKNFVRAKSRSYFLVGADREDIVQEGMIGLFKAIRDYKGDKLSSFKAFAELCITRQIITAIKTATRQKHIPLNSYVSLDKPIYDEESDRTLLDVISESKVTDPEEMIISQEEYTDIESKISELLSDLERKVLSLYLDGRSYQEISEQLNRHVKSIDNALQRVKRKLERYMEMRESTTLNS, via the coding sequence GTGGAAGCAGGCTTCGTAAGTGTAGGCGACGTTACATTTCGTGATTTAGAGGATGAGGCAATCGTTGAGTTAGTTCGAAAAGGTAATACTGACGCTCTAGAATATTTAATTCACAAATATAAGAACTTTGTTCGCGCGAAATCAAGATCTTATTTCTTAGTGGGTGCCGATCGAGAAGATATTGTTCAAGAAGGCATGATTGGATTGTTTAAAGCCATTCGTGATTATAAAGGGGACAAGCTGTCTTCGTTCAAAGCATTTGCTGAACTGTGTATCACTCGACAAATTATTACCGCTATTAAAACAGCAACAAGGCAAAAACATATTCCGTTAAATTCGTATGTGTCTTTAGACAAGCCAATTTATGATGAGGAATCTGATCGAACATTATTAGATGTTATTTCGGAATCGAAAGTAACTGATCCAGAAGAGATGATTATCAGTCAGGAAGAATATACAGACATAGAATCGAAAATATCTGAATTATTAAGCGATTTAGAAAGAAAAGTGCTATCTTTATACTTAGATGGTCGTTCCTATCAAGAAATTTCAGAACAGTTAAACAGGCATGTGAAATCTATTGATAATGCTTTACAGCGGGTAAAGAGGAAACTGGAAAGATATATGGAAATGAGAGAGAGTACAACCTTAAATTCATAG
- the rpmG gene encoding 50S ribosomal protein L33 translates to MRKKVVLSCEECKNRNYSTMKDTSSVERLEIKKFCKTCNKHTVHKETK, encoded by the coding sequence ATGAGGAAAAAAGTTGTACTCTCATGTGAAGAGTGTAAAAATCGAAACTACTCTACGATGAAAGATACGAGCTCAGTAGAGCGACTTGAGATAAAGAAATTTTGTAAAACATGCAATAAGCATACAGTTCACAAAGAAACAAAATAA
- the secE gene encoding preprotein translocase subunit SecE produces MRLTNFFGDVGREMKKVSWPKKDELLRSTTTVIATVVFFAIFFAVVDMGISSLIRLILG; encoded by the coding sequence ATGCGTTTAACGAACTTTTTCGGCGATGTAGGTCGCGAAATGAAAAAAGTAAGTTGGCCTAAAAAAGATGAATTACTCCGCTCAACAACGACTGTTATTGCGACAGTTGTGTTCTTTGCGATTTTCTTCGCAGTGGTTGATATGGGCATTTCTTCTTTAATTCGGTTAATTCTTGGTTAA
- the nusG gene encoding transcription termination/antitermination protein NusG encodes MEKSWYVVHTYSGYENKVKANLEKRVESMGMQDKIFRVVVPEEVEVEMKNGKEKITKRKVFPGYVLVELIMTDDSWYVVRNTPGVTGFVGSSGSGSKPSPLLEEEVVTIMKHMGMDNEVVDFEFELHETVRVNEGPFADYTGAIEEIDVEKKKVSVLVDMFGRETPVELDFHQIEKL; translated from the coding sequence ATGGAAAAAAGTTGGTATGTTGTCCATACTTATTCTGGATATGAAAATAAAGTAAAAGCAAACCTAGAGAAACGTGTAGAATCAATGGGTATGCAAGATAAAATTTTCCGTGTTGTTGTCCCGGAAGAAGTAGAAGTAGAAATGAAAAATGGTAAAGAAAAAATAACGAAAAGAAAAGTGTTCCCAGGTTACGTATTAGTAGAACTAATCATGACTGACGATTCTTGGTATGTTGTTCGTAATACGCCAGGTGTAACAGGTTTTGTCGGTTCTTCTGGTTCAGGATCTAAACCATCGCCTCTATTAGAAGAGGAAGTTGTTACCATCATGAAGCATATGGGAATGGACAATGAAGTGGTTGATTTCGAATTTGAACTTCATGAAACAGTGCGTGTAAATGAGGGGCCATTCGCGGATTATACAGGTGCGATTGAAGAAATTGATGTGGAAAAGAAAAAAGTTAGCGTGCTTGTAGACATGTTCGGTCGCGAGACTCCGGTTGAACTTGATTTCCATCAAATTGAAAAATTATAA